From Desulfosoma caldarium, the proteins below share one genomic window:
- a CDS encoding 30S ribosomal protein S1, translating into MMAKDNLENLEMQRQTHEADAAREVDIDDADGDSFEKLYAQSFGNIQEGEVVRGRVVQISDDYVMVDIGYKSEGEIPISEFKDENGNLEVALGDEVDVLLEYHDDEEGTIFLSKEKAEKIKVWDDISRVYNEDGVIRGKVVSRVKGGLSVDIGIHAFVPGSQVDLRPVRNLDALIGKTFDFKILKYNKKRRNVVLSRRVLLEKERERQKVQTLSILEEGKVMEGVVKNITDYGVFVDLGGIDGLLHITDMSWGRIGHPSELCQIGDTIKVKVLHFDRENERVSLGLKQLQPDPWTNAAERYPVGTKIQGKVVSLTDYGAFVEIEEGIEGLIHVSEMSWTRKIRHPSKILSVGDKVEAVILSIDPDRKRISLGMKQLEPNPWSVIAEKYPVGTIISGKIKNITDFGIFIGIDEGIDGLVHISDISWIKRIRHPSEIYKKGQEVQAIVLNIDKENERFSLGIKQLEPDPWESVAQRYPVGSVITGPVTNVTDFGLFVELEEGIEGLVHVSEIGKEKAKGAPDEYKVGDQVTAKVINISPKDRKIGLSIKKAEEHEERTDYKEYLNSSKAATTNLREVLEAARRNAENMQGE; encoded by the coding sequence ATGATGGCGAAAGACAACTTGGAAAATTTAGAGATGCAGCGCCAAACTCATGAGGCCGATGCGGCACGAGAAGTCGACATAGACGATGCGGACGGCGACAGCTTCGAGAAGCTCTATGCCCAGAGTTTCGGCAACATTCAGGAAGGTGAAGTGGTTCGCGGACGTGTGGTCCAGATTTCGGACGATTATGTCATGGTCGATATCGGCTATAAGTCCGAAGGAGAGATTCCCATCTCCGAATTCAAGGATGAAAATGGGAATCTGGAAGTGGCCCTCGGCGACGAGGTGGACGTGCTTTTGGAATACCACGACGACGAAGAAGGAACTATCTTCCTTTCCAAGGAAAAGGCGGAAAAGATAAAGGTCTGGGACGATATCAGTCGGGTTTACAACGAAGACGGGGTTATTCGGGGCAAGGTGGTGTCCCGAGTCAAGGGGGGCTTATCAGTGGACATTGGCATACACGCCTTTGTGCCGGGTTCCCAGGTGGATCTGCGACCCGTGCGCAACCTGGATGCCCTCATCGGTAAGACTTTTGACTTCAAGATCCTCAAGTACAACAAGAAGCGCCGTAACGTGGTGCTGTCTCGACGCGTGCTTCTGGAAAAGGAACGGGAACGCCAAAAGGTTCAGACCTTGTCGATTTTGGAAGAAGGCAAGGTCATGGAAGGTGTGGTCAAGAACATCACGGATTACGGTGTCTTTGTGGACCTCGGAGGCATTGACGGTTTGCTGCACATCACCGACATGAGCTGGGGCCGAATCGGGCACCCATCAGAACTGTGCCAGATTGGGGACACCATCAAGGTCAAGGTGCTGCATTTTGACCGCGAAAACGAACGCGTCTCCTTGGGCCTCAAGCAGCTGCAACCCGATCCGTGGACCAACGCGGCCGAAAGGTATCCCGTGGGCACAAAGATTCAGGGCAAGGTGGTGAGCCTCACCGATTACGGCGCCTTCGTGGAAATTGAAGAAGGTATCGAAGGGCTCATTCATGTGTCTGAAATGTCCTGGACGCGCAAGATTCGGCATCCGTCCAAGATCTTGAGTGTCGGAGACAAGGTGGAAGCGGTGATTTTGAGCATCGATCCGGACCGCAAGCGCATCTCCCTAGGCATGAAGCAGTTGGAACCCAATCCGTGGAGTGTCATCGCCGAAAAGTATCCCGTGGGCACGATCATTTCCGGCAAAATCAAGAACATTACCGATTTCGGCATCTTCATCGGCATTGACGAAGGTATTGACGGCCTGGTGCACATTTCGGACATTTCCTGGATCAAGCGCATTCGGCATCCTTCAGAAATCTACAAGAAAGGCCAGGAGGTTCAGGCCATTGTTCTTAACATCGACAAAGAAAACGAGAGGTTTTCTTTGGGGATCAAGCAGTTGGAGCCGGATCCGTGGGAGAGTGTGGCCCAGCGCTATCCCGTAGGCAGCGTCATCACGGGACCGGTGACCAATGTGACGGACTTCGGCCTCTTCGTTGAGTTGGAAGAAGGCATCGAAGGGCTGGTGCACGTGTCGGAAATCGGCAAAGAAAAGGCCAAAGGCGCACCGGACGAATACAAGGTCGGGGATCAGGTGACGGCCAAGGTGATTAACATCTCGCCCAAGGACCGAAAGATCGGCTTGTCCATCAAGAAGGCCGAAGAACACGAGGAACGGACCGACTACAAGGAATACCTCAACAGTTCCAAAGCTGCCACCACGAACCTGAGAGAAGTGTTGGAAGCGGCGCGCCGGAACGCGGAAAATATGCAGGGCGAGTAG
- the cmk gene encoding (d)CMP kinase: MIIAIDGPAGSGKSTIARSVAERLGGVYLDSGAMYRAVAWALSQEKLLDADDTVLDRALSNLPLEFMVHDARLLILWRGVPLGLEIRTPQTAHGASTIAQKPVVRRFLLHQQRRLARGAVVVAEGRDMGTVVFPDAAVKVFLTASPEERARRRMAQYREQEMEADFEAVLQALKERDHADASRSLAPLKPADGAVVVDTSDMSISQVVEVVMNLVESARKKQA, from the coding sequence ATGATCATTGCCATAGACGGGCCGGCAGGTTCCGGAAAGAGCACCATCGCTCGGAGTGTGGCCGAAAGGCTTGGGGGCGTCTATTTGGATTCGGGAGCCATGTACCGTGCCGTGGCGTGGGCTTTGAGCCAAGAAAAACTTCTGGATGCCGACGACACCGTTTTGGACCGTGCCCTGTCGAACCTGCCTCTTGAATTTATGGTGCACGATGCACGCCTGCTGATCCTCTGGCGCGGGGTTCCTTTAGGCTTGGAAATTCGCACTCCGCAAACCGCTCACGGCGCTTCCACCATCGCGCAAAAACCTGTCGTGCGCCGATTCCTCCTTCATCAGCAAAGGCGCTTAGCTCGGGGTGCTGTCGTGGTGGCCGAAGGCCGGGATATGGGCACCGTGGTTTTTCCCGACGCGGCGGTCAAAGTGTTTCTAACGGCAAGCCCTGAAGAAAGGGCTAGGCGGCGCATGGCCCAATACCGTGAGCAGGAAATGGAAGCCGATTTTGAGGCCGTGTTGCAGGCGTTGAAAGAGAGAGACCATGCCGATGCGAGTCGTTCCCTCGCGCCCCTGAAACCTGCAGACGGGGCGGTGGTGGTGGATACTTCGGACATGAGTATCTCACAGGTGGTCGAGGTGGTGATGAATCTCGTGGAGTCCGCGAGAAAAAAACAGGCTTAA
- the sppA gene encoding signal peptide peptidase SppA, which produces MFKKILKLFLMIAFVVLVPFAGLYLWLLAPQWEWTKEPNRIGVVEIQGLLSDARPVLESLSDFRRDPYVRALVLRVESPGGGVGASQEVYREVRRTAMEKPVVASFGGIAASGGYYAAAAATYIIANPGTLTGSIGVVAHLPNLQGLFDKVGYRTVTIKSGQFKDVGNPGRPLTDDEMALLQETIEGMHGQFIRDVAEGRRLSPDQIRAISDGRVLSGEKALDLKLVDALGNFQDAVNKAKELGGIAGEPRLVYAEKKRRGLLRLLLGATGLKVLDQVLDPVLCPVRYELVLGH; this is translated from the coding sequence ATGTTCAAGAAAATCCTCAAACTTTTTCTGATGATCGCCTTCGTGGTGCTTGTGCCCTTTGCGGGGCTGTACTTATGGCTCCTGGCGCCGCAATGGGAATGGACTAAGGAACCCAACCGAATCGGCGTGGTGGAAATCCAAGGGCTTCTGAGCGATGCTCGCCCGGTTCTGGAGTCTTTGAGCGACTTTCGCCGGGATCCTTATGTCCGCGCCTTGGTCTTGCGGGTGGAATCTCCCGGCGGCGGCGTGGGCGCGAGCCAGGAAGTCTATCGAGAGGTTCGGCGAACGGCAATGGAAAAGCCCGTGGTGGCCTCGTTTGGAGGCATCGCCGCTTCGGGCGGCTATTATGCTGCGGCGGCAGCCACTTACATCATCGCCAATCCGGGAACCCTCACCGGAAGCATCGGAGTCGTGGCGCACCTGCCCAACTTGCAGGGCCTTTTTGACAAGGTGGGCTACCGCACTGTGACCATCAAGAGCGGTCAGTTCAAGGACGTGGGTAATCCGGGACGGCCCTTGACCGACGACGAAATGGCCTTGCTCCAGGAAACCATCGAGGGCATGCACGGGCAATTCATTCGCGACGTGGCCGAAGGGCGACGGCTGAGCCCGGACCAGATCCGGGCTATTTCGGACGGTCGAGTGCTCAGCGGCGAAAAAGCCTTGGACCTCAAGCTGGTGGATGCCTTGGGCAACTTCCAAGACGCCGTGAACAAGGCCAAAGAACTAGGTGGCATTGCGGGCGAACCGCGCCTCGTTTATGCCGAAAAGAAACGGCGCGGTTTGTTGCGGCTTCTTCTGGGAGCCACCGGGC